The genomic segment TCGTATGGCCAGGTCGCAGGGCCTGGCTTTGCTATAATGAAGCCGACAAGGGAGTGGGGACCATGCGTGACGATGCGTTGAAAAGAGGAAAAAGCGGCCTCAACAGGCTGAACGACAGGCTGTTCAAGTACATTTTTGCCTCGAGGCAACACAAGGCAAACCTGATACGCTTCCTAAACGATGTCCTGGACGACCCCGAGAGGATTATCGCCGACATCAAGTACCTCGACAGGGAACAAGACCCGCCCATCCTTCGGGGAAAGGGGACGCGCTTCGACGTAAGGGCTAAGACGTCCGACGGACGCGTTTTCCAGGTTGAGGTCCAGGTCCGGGATGAGGATGATTTTCTCAAACGCTGCCTCTTCTACACCTGCGCGAATTACACCTCGCAGATCGTCGCCGGCGAGCCCTACGGGCAGCTGGGTGAGGTCGTGTTCATCGCCGTGCTGGACTTCAATACGTTTCCCGACAAGCCGGACGCCTTCCACTCCATCCAGCGGATGCTGGACGTGGAGAACCACAAGTGCTACTGCAGCGGGATTGAGATGCACTTTCTCGAGCTCCCAAAGATGAGGAAGCTGGGGAGAGGAAAATCCCCCGACAGGATGACGGGCCTGGAAAGGATGCTGATGTACATGGGTACGATGGGAGGGACCGAGACTTTGAACGAGATTGCGGCATACGACCCCGACATCAGGAGGATTCTGAACATGGAGGAGGCGTTCGTAAAGACGCCCGAACTGTGGGTAAATTATCTGATACGGGAGAGGGAGCAGTCCGACTGGGACAACTACGTGAGGAACAGAGAGGCCAGGGGCAGGGCACAAGGCAAAGTTGAGGGCATCGCCTCCACGGCGCGGCGGATGCTGGCCCTGAATTTCACGTCGGAGCAGATATCCCAAGCGACCGGACTGTCCCTTGAAGAGGTGGAATCGTTGAGGTCGAATTGATGGCCCCAAAAGCCTGAAGGCTCTGCTGGACAACGTGAAGTTGGAAAAGCAGATAGCGGGCACTCGGCAAAAAAGTGTCCTCGCCAGAGTGCTACGCAAACCTTCGGTCCCTCTGGTTTCTTCATCAGGTGCTTCGTGTCAGCGAACCGAAGGGGTTGTTTCTCAGTCACAACACCCCCCCAGCCCCTTCGGGGCAGCCCCCCTTACATAAGCAAACGACCGGCAATAAGCGGAGCGCCAGCGAAGCAAGCTGTGCGAATCTCTTAATTTTTTCATTAAGTACGAGCCGTGTCGGTCGCTTGGACGGAGGCGACGCACCATTACGAGCGGACGCACCGCGACGCGGTCGATGCGTCTATCCACCTTCTGGCCGCCTATCTCCAGTCGGAAATAGCTTAACCGGGGGCCGCGGCGGCCCGGCAAGCTTCCTCCTCCAAACAGGCAAGCCGGGGACCATCGGGAGACTTCATGGATTAAATCAGCGTTTCCAGCATAACACGAAGCGGCGATGGCCTGTACCTCTTGCCCCATTTGTATATATGCTATACAATATGGAACATGAAGATCATCAACGAGGCCAACGAGAACAGGATCAGCTATCGCCTGTTGAACGTTATGTTGAAGCTGGAGGAGGCTCAGGAGCGGCTGCACCGCTATGGGACCGATACGCCCCTTTTTGCTGCGGAGATCCACATGATCAAATGCGTGAAGGAGAACCCGAACCGGCACATGACGGCCCTGGCGGAGGTGCTGGGGGTGACGCGGGGGGCCGTGTCCCAGATCGCGATGAAGTTGGAGGGGAAGGGGATGCTCGTCAAGGAGAGGGACGAGGACAGCAGCCTCCGCCGTATCCTGAGGGTGACGCCCGAGGGCGAGCGTGCCTACCTGTTCCACGAGCGTCTCCACGCGGAGTTCGACCGCCTGGTGGAGGGCCTTCTGGCGGACGCGTCCGAGAGGGACAGGGACTTTCTGCGGGATTTTCTGGGTGCACTGGACGCTGCCCTGGATGGGCGGAAAGGGGGGGGACAAAAAGAAGAATCTCTTCGAGGCAGCTCCCCCTGAGGGGCCCTTTGAGGGAACGAGGGGCCCTTCAAGAAAATTGGGAGGGATGCGGTTCGTGGTTTGCTTTTTGCCGCAGGGGACTTGTACCTCCTGGGCGGTTCAGGAATGTGCAAGAGGTTCAATAAGGAGGAGGTCGGCACGATGACGGAGGGTGCACGGGATTTTCGCGGTAAGGGCAGGGCCTTCAGGGGCATATTGGGAGGGGAGAGCTATCGGCGGCTCGCCGCGCTTTTCGGATTTCAGGAGCGGTTTTATCGTCGGGCCGTGGGGGACCTGCAGCTTGGCCCGGGAGGCAGGGCGCTCGATCTGGGGTGCGGTCCCGGCGGCCTGAGCTATGCCCTGGCCGAGAAGAGCCCCGCCGACGCGTCGATCGTGGGGGCCGACATCTCGGACGACCAGCTGGAGTGCGCGCGCCGGGGGGCCGGGGCCTTCGCCTGCGGGATGGAGTTTCTGAGGGCGTCCATGGACGAGCTTCCCTTTCCCGACGGACACTTCGACCTGGTCATGACCTCTATGGCGCTGCACGAGACGCCCCCCGCGGTTCGGCGTGCCGCCATCACGGAGACGGCGCGCCTGCTGAAGCCGGGCGGGACCTTTTTGTTGGTGGACTGGAGCCGGCCGCGGTTCGGCCTCTGGGGGATCATCTGGTATCCCTTCTGCCGCTGGGGTGAGAGGAACCGGGACAACTGGAACAACGTCTACCCCGAGCTCTGCCGCGAGCGGGGCCTGAACCTGAAGGAGGACGACTACATCAACTCCATATCCCGGCGCCAGGTGTTCGTGAAGGAAGGGTGAGGAAAACGCCTCCGCATAAAAGCGAGTGCAGGGGCGCCATGAGGTGTGCTATAATCGTGAAAGTAATATGAAGAAATTTCGTAGGATTTTGTATAACGCCTCGTCCGTTGGGGGAAGCAGGGTGTAAGTCCCGCGCGGTCCCGCCGCCGTAAAGCCGGAATGCCCGGCGGACGAGAGAGATATCCTGTCCACGAGCGATGGAGACGGAGCAAATGGCGGTTTGTCCCCTCGTCTTGTTCCTTCGCGGCGAGGGTTTTTTGTGCCTCTGTGTTTTTGTTGGCTTTGCGCTTTTGTACGGGTGGTGCGCTACAGGGTGCGTCGGGTGTCGGAATCAGGACAAGGTCATTGAGGAGGATGGGTATCATGAAGTACGGACGTATCGTATCGGCGGCGCTTCTGGCAATGGGGCTCTCGACGGCGGCTTTCGCGCACGAGCTGGTGATGAAGCCGCAGAAAATGGATGTGGAGAAGGGCGGGACGCTTGCGGTCGAGATCCATTCGGGGCACAAGTTCATCGTCCCGGAGGAGGTGGAGAACGCCGAGCGCATCAAGGCGGGCGTCTTCAAGGACGGCAAGCTGCAGGAGGCCGAGCTGAAGCCGAACGAAAAAAATCTCTGCATCGACTTCTCGGTGCCGGCGTCGGACGGCGGCTCCATGGTGATCCTCGCCAACAAGGACGGCGGCGTCTGGTGCACGACGAACGAGGGCGGGAAGTCCGGGACCCGCAAGGATCTGGAGGCTCAGGGCCTGAAGGTTATGAAGGCCACCAAGCACGACAAGTTCGTCAAGGCCATCGTCAACGCCTCGAAGGACGATAAGAATTTTGCCACGGAGACGGGGCAGGGCCTGGAGATCGTCCCGGTGACCAACCCCGCGGACGCGAAGGTGGGCGAGTTCTTCGACGTCAAGATCCTGGTGGACGGAAAACCCTATTCCGGCCCCGTGTGGGCGACGTACGACGGCTTTGCGCCGTACGAGAACACCTACGCCTACGCCTCCGAGGCGGCCCAGGGCGTCGCTCATATCAAGATCACGGCGCCGGGGCTTTGGGGCGTGCGCGCCATGAAGACGGATCTGCCGGGCAAGGAGGGCGAGTACGATTCCGTCACGCGCAAGGCTTTTTTGATCTTTGAAGTGAAGTAAGAAGTGGAGTGAGCGGGATGCCGGGTCGTCTTAGAATGGCTATGCTTGGGCTGGCGGTTGCCGCCGGCCTGGGCCTTTTCGCGGGAATGGCGTGGGCCCACGGCGTGGGCTACCAGGAGTCCGACCTGCGGCCGGTTGCGCTGGATTTCTTCTACTCCACGGGGGAGCTGATGAGCTACCTCAAGGCCGAGGTCTTTTCCCCGTCCGACGAGAAGATCGCCTATCAGTCCGGTCGGACCGATGCGGGCGGGCGTTTTGCCTTCGTCCCCGACAAGCCCGGGAAGTGGCGGGTCGTCGTCAACGATGACGACGGGCACAGGGCGGAGGCGGAGATCGACGTGACTCAGGAATTTATGTCGGGAGGGGCGGCGGGCGGAATCGTCCAGGAGAAGAAGGCGGCTCCCGAGGGGCTGGATCTCTACCTCCGGGCCGGGCTGGGCGTCAGCCTGCTCTTCAACATCGCGGCGTTCGTCCTCCTGTTCCGCCGCAGAAGGACGGTGTAGGGTCCATGCATATCAGCGAGGGCATGCTCTCCTCTCAGATGTTGACCGCGGGATGGGCCATCGCCGGGGTCGGCACGGCGATCGGGCTGAAGAAGCTCGACGCCGATAAGATCGTGCGCGTCGCCTTCTTCTCGTCGGCGTTCTTCCTGGCCTCTCTGATCAACGTTCCGATCCCTCCGAGCTCGACCCACCTCTCCCTCATCGCTCCGATGGGGCTGGTCCTGGGGTGGTCGGCCTTCCCTGCCGTGATGGTCGCCCTGGTCCTCCAGGCCCTGTTGTTCCAGTTCGGAGGGCTTGTCGTCCTGGGGGTGAACACGGTGGATGTCGCGGTCCCCGCGCTCGCCGCCTATCTGCTGTTCGCCGCCCCGATCCGCAGAAGCAGCGGTAGGGCGGCATTCGTGCTCGCCTTCCTGGCCGGCTTCCTGGCCGTCATGCTCTGCGCCCTGGGGGTGGAGATCTTTTTGCGTGGGACGGACACCAACCTGTCGGTCATCGCCAACACCGTCTTCCTCGCCCATATCCCCTTTGCCCTGATCGAGGGGGCCATCACGGCCTTCATGGTCGCCTATATGAAGCGTGCCGCCCCGGACCTCCTGATGGGCGTGGAGCGATAACGGGGAAATGCAGCTCGATACGAGCGGCCTTCGGGTCGAGGCCGCGTCGACGGGGCTGGACCGCTTCGACCCGCGGGGGCGCGTACTCTGCGCCCTCGTTCTGGCCTTCGTCCTGGCCTCCGTACGGTCGTTTCCGGCCCTGTTCTGCGGTGTGCCGGTCGTGCTGGTCCTGTTCTTCCTGGGCGAGCCTGGCCCGCTGGCGAGGGAGCTGCTGCACCTGAATACCGTGGGGGCGTTCATCGCCCTGCTCCTGATGCTGACCTATCCCGGCGAGCGCTTCTGGGGGCCCTTCTCCGCGGCGGGGCTGAGGTTCGCCGCCCTCATTCTGCTCAAGCTGAACCTGATCTCGGTCCTGCTGAGCCGGATGGTCCTCTCGCTGGGCGTGGGAAGGGTGGATGGTGTCCTGGCCCGCCTGGGAATCCCCGAGAAACTGCGGATCCTCCTGCTGCTCTCCACGCGCTGCATCTTCATCCTGGCGGAGCGGGCGGCGACGATGGTGCGGGCCGTGCAGCTTCGGGGGCCCGACTTAAAGGGGCTCCCGATGTGCAGGACCTTCGCCTGCATGCTTGGGACGACGCTGGTGCACGGCTCGGAGCGTTCGGAGCGGATGATGCTCGCGATCCGGTGCCGCGGGGGAATGGCAGGGTTCTGCCAGGGCCGGCCTCTTTGCTGGCAGGGGCGGGACGTCCTGTTCTGCCTGCTGTTTGGCCTGAACGTCGCAGCTATTCTGTCGATTTCCCTTGTCTGGAGGCCCTGAGGATGAGTCAGGAGATGAGTCGGGATTCAAAGGGCCGGGACGCGGTCCGCAGCGCGTCCTCCCCGGCGGCGCCGGAGACGGCCGCTTCCGTCGGAGTGCCTCTGGAGGTCTGCGGCCTTTACTACGCCTACCCCGACGGGCACCGGGCCCTGAACGGTGTCTCCTTCGCGCTGGGAAGGGGGGAGAAGCTCGCGCTGGTGGGTCCCAACGGCTCGGGCAAGTCCACCCTCATGCTCCATCTGGCGGGCTGCATCGCCGCGCAGACGGGGACGGTGTCGCTGGAGGGCGTTCCCGTCGGGAAGGATCTGAAGCGCCTGCGCGAGGCCGTCGGCCTGATCTTCCAGGACCCCGACGACCAGCTATTCATGCCGCAGGTCGTCGAGGACGTGGCCTTCGGGCCGGTGGCGCACGGGGTACCCGTCGAGGAGGCCCACGCGAGGGCCCGGGAGATGCTGGAGTCCCTGAATGTCGGGCACCTGGCTGAGCGTCCGCCTCACCGCCTCTCGGGCGGGGAGAAGCGTATGGCGGCCCTGGCGGGGATCCTGGTCATGCGGCCGGAGATCGTGGTGCTGGACGAACCCTCCGCGGCCCTGGACCCGAGGGCCCGCCGCCGGGTGATCAAGGTGCTTCGGGAGCTGGATAAGCCCCTCATCCTGGCGACCCACGACCTTGACATGGCTTTGGACGTGTGCAGCCGGGCCATCGTGCTGTACGAGGGGCGCGTCGCCGCGGATGGAGACCTCGGGACGATACTCGGGGACGAGGCGCTGCTTCGGCAAAACGGCCTCGAGCTGCCCCTGCGCTGTTCCCGTTGAGCGGACCTCCGCGGCGCCGGGATGACCGGATAACCCTACGAAGCGCCCGCCCCTCGAATGAAGGGGCGGGCGCTCTTGTTTGGCTTATCCTTCCTGTTCCTTGCCGCGCCAGAACACCCGCAAGGGCGAGCCCGTGAAGTTCTCCAGGGCGCGAAGCTCCTTTTTGACGTGGTTCTCGAAGGCCGTGTCCACGATGCCGGGTTCGTTGACGAAGAAGACGAAGGTGGGCGGCTCCACCCCGGACTGGAGACAGTAGTAGATCTTGAGGGCCTTGCCCCTCCTGCTGGAGGGGAGGCGGTCGAAGGCCAGGACGTCGCGCATCAGTCGGTTCAGGGCGTTGGTCGGGATACGCCGCCGTCGGTTCTCGAACACGTTGACGGCGGCCTGGGCGATCTTGCCGACGCCCCGCCCGTTCAGGGCGGAGGTGAAGAGGATCGGCGCCCAGATCAGAAAGGGCAGGTCCTCGCGTATCCGCTTCGTCATCGTATCCCCGGGACGATCCCGGGAGGAGACGAGGTCCCATTTGTTCAGGATCAGGATCAGCCCCTTGCCCTTCTCCACCGCGTGCGCAGCGGCCTTCTTGTCCATATCCGTGCAGGGGTCGGAGGCGTCCATCAGCAGCAGCGCGACGTCGGAGCGGTCCACGGCAGCCAGGGTCCGCACGAAGGAGTAATATTCGAGGGCGCTGTCCATGCGGCCCCTCCGGCGCAGGCCCGCGGTGTCGATCAGCCGGAAATGCCGGCCGTCCAGGACGACGGAGGTGTCGACGGGGTCGCGCGTCGTCCCCGCCAGAGGGCTCACCAGCGAACGCTCGGCGCCCGCCAGGCGGTTCAGCAGGCTGGACTTTCCCACGTTGGGCTTCCCCACGATGGCAAGGCGGATCTCGTCCTCGTCCCGGGGCTGTTCCGCCTCCTCCGGCAGCAGGCCGGCAAGCAGGTCCAGCAGGTCCTCCAGGTTACGCTTGTGGAGGGCGCTGACCCCCACCACGTGCTCGAACCCCAGGGAGTAGGCATCCGCGACGTGCACCTCGTGCTTGAGGTCGTCCATCTTGTTGACGACGACCACGACGGGCTTTCGGCTGCGGCGCAGCAGGTGCGCCACGCTCTCGTCGGCCGCGGTGATCCCCACGTGCCCGTCGACGACCATCAGGAGAACGTCGCACTCCGATATGGCCTCGTTGACATGGGCCTCGATCCCCGCGCTGAAGGCGCTTTCCTCGCCGAGGATGCCCCCCGTGTCCACGACGTAAAAGGTTTTTCCGCGCCACTCCGCCGAACCGTAGATGCGGTCCCGGGTGACGCCGGGCGTGTCGTCGACGATGGCCTCCCGGCGTCCGATCAGGCGGTTGAACAGGGAGGACTTGCCGACGTTGGGACGGCCTATGATGGCGATGAGGGCCATGTCACGAGTCCTGCAGGTAGTCGCTCAAGTCCTTGCCCTTGAGGCCGGAGCCCAGGGCGAGGGCGAGGCGGATGCGGGCCTGGAGGGGCGAGAGGCCGCCGCCGCTGAGCAGCCCTATCTCCAGGAGGTGCGCGGCGCTGCCCTCGAAGTCGGTATAGGTCTGGACGCAACCGGCGGGGCAGCGGGAGGTCAGGACTACGGGTGTGTCGGTACGGAGGATTTTCCGGAGGAGCGGGACCCAGGAAGGGGGGACCTCCCCGTTGCCGAACCCGGCGACGACGAGCCCCTCCACCTCCTCGATGCGCTTGTCCAGCAGGGCGTTCAGGATGACGTCCCCTCCGCCCAGCGAGGCGTCGACGATCTCGATGACGCGCGCAGGTACGGTCTCGACGTCCAGGATCTTGCCGCGCCTGGGGGACCTCAGGGGGATCAGGTCCCCTGAGGGCTCGGAGAAGGTGCTCAGCGGGCCGCTGGGGAAGGAGAGGAACCCGGAGCGGCTGGAGTTGGAGAAATGGATAGTGTCGGCGGCCGCGTAGAGCGCGTCCTGGACGCAGACGATAGCCCCCTGTCCCCAACAGGCCTCGGAGAGGGCCGCCTGGATGGATTGGGCGAGGTGCAGGGCGGTCTCGCTGCCAGGAACCCCCGCGTTGAAGATGGACGCCGTGAAGACGAGGGGCTGCGGAAAACTCCAGACGAGGTCCGCGAAGTAGGCCAGTTCCGTCAGGGCCTGCGTGCCGCAGGTTACAACAACACCCTTGGCCCCCTCCTTGACCTGGGAGGCGGCCAGCTGGACGAGATCGCTGCACATCCGCAGCGTATAGTGCGAGAGCGGCTGAAAGCTCCACTCCTGCGGTGCAATCTCCTCGTGAAGCTCCTCAGGGAGGAACGTCTTCAGCTCCTCCCACTTCAGAGGAATTCTTTCCCTGGCGCTTCCCTCCCTGCGATGGGCGATCTGCCCCCCGGCCAGGATGAGAGCTATCTTGTCTCGGTTTTGCATGATGCCTGTCTTTCCTCTCTGCCGGACGGACGGCCCGGTTTTATACGGGGGAGCGGAGATCAGTACCCCAGGCTCTCCCCAACCATGATGACGTGCGTCCTTCTCCCCATGGTCGGGCGCTCCAGAATGAGGAGCGCTCGGCAGACACGGGACGGGGAATCGCAATCGACGCAATGGCCCGTCCGGACGCAGGGTGTGTTTCCATTCAGCCGGAGAACGTTGGGGGGCGTCGCGGTCCGGGCGCGGTTTATGGCCTCCTCCAGCGAGCCCGCGACCTTGTTGACCCCGATGACGAAGATCAGGACGTTGCGCCCCCAGGCCATAGCGCTGACCCGGTTTCCGTTGCCGTCGATATTCACGATCATCCCGTCCCGGGTGACCGCGTTGGCGCTGGTGAGGAAGTAGTCCGCGCAGTACTCGTCCATCAGGGTCTGCATCCGCTCCTCCGGGGTGAGGCTCGGGTCCCAGTGATGGCGGATCGTGCAGCCCCGCTCGGTGAGCTTTTCCATGGCCCCGATCTCCCGGATCGTCACCGTGCCCGGAACGCCGACGACGGCGCCCTCCGGGATCAGCTCCAGCACCTTCGCCAAGGCGTCCTCCTTCGTAGGAGCAAAAACGGCCTCGTAGCCCTTCTTGCTCAATGCCTTGGTCACCGTATTCGCCAAGGCCTCGCGGGCTTCAATTTGGGCGGCCTCGAACGGATTTGACGTCAACCTTGTCATTCGCCGTCTCCCCCTTGGTGTCGTTTGGGACCGGTCCCCCTCGGACCGATATGTGCCCTCGGTTTAATCAGCGTTTCCCTGCTTTGTTTCCTTATTTCCCGACGGATTTCCTCCTACGCTTCGCAGGGGAGAGCGCTGCAGCCTCCTCCTTTTGTTCCAGCTCCTGTTTCAGCTCGTCGATCTTCGCCTCGATAGTCACGCTGCCGGGAATGAGTTTTTGGGCGTCCTGCAGAAAACTCAGGGCCTCGGCATCGTTGCCCTTGCCCTGGTAAACGCCAGCGACCCCCAACCAGGGGCGTTCGTCGTCGCTTTTGATTGTCAGGGCCTGATTGAAGTGGGACAGGGCGTCGTCATAGCGTTTCAGGTTCAGGGCCACGGTCCCCACCTCGAGGTGCTTCTTATATTCCCGATCCGGCCCCTGTGCCGGGGGCGGCTGGTCAACGACCAGCCCCGCAACGCGTTTCATGGCATCTAGGGCCTCCTGGGATGAGGGGCGAAGCTCCAGGGCGCGGCGATAGGCGTTCAATGCCTCCGCTGGCCTGTTCTGCTCCTCTAGCAGGCGTCCCAGGACGAAGTACGTGTCGTAGCGAGTCGGGTCCAGGTTCGAGGATTGGATCAGGTGTTCTATCGCCTTGTCCGGGGCTTTCTTCAGCGCATAAAGGCGGCCAATCTCGTAGAGTGCCTGAGCTCGGTCGGGCTTCTCCTCCTCAAGGATCTGATTGAGGTAAAGGCGCCACGCCGTCAGCGCCTGGTCCGACTGTCCGGCCCTCGCGGAGGAGCGCGCCAGGCCCAACAGGAACTCCCGGGAATCGGGGTAGCGATCGAAGCCCCGCTGATAGGAGGCCATGGCCTCGTCATAGCGCTCCTCCTCGTAGAGGGCCCGTGCCTCCTGGGCGATGGCTCCTTGAGAATTGTTCTGGATATAGCGATACAGGGCGAAGATCGTCCCCAGCACCAAGATTGCGACAGTGCAGAGCACGGTGAGCCTTATCCGGCGCTGCTGCGGGGCCTGCGCGAGACGCGCAGCCTCCACTGCAGCCCTCCTCATCTGGGTGACGCGGCGCAGGCGCTCGGCAATTTGGGTGTCACGGTCGGGTTCACGGCCTGCAGACTTTGGAATTGCGTCCGTCTCCATCCTGGAAAGAGGCGACTCCGAGGGTACGGTCCTCTGCTCGGGGGCCTCCTGGGGTGGGGCGTCGGACAGGGGATCCCTGCCGGCTCCCTCAGGAGGCCCGTCCTCCCCGTCGTTCAAGTCATCCATCGGAGGAGGCGCCTCGTCCTTTTTTCCCTCTTGCTTCCGAAACGTAAGTTCCTCCCCGGTGGAGGGAGCTTCCTGTCCCTCTCGCTCCGTAGTGACAGCGAACTCGTCAGGCCTGGGGCGGACAACTTCCTCCAAGGGGGTGAGCGGAGGTTCGGCAGGCTCCTGGAAGGGAGGTGAAGGAGGGGATGACGTGGAAACGGGGCCTCCGTTTCGAGTGGTGGGAGGGAAAGCTTCCTCATGACGAAGTGAAGTTTCCTCCTGACGGAGCACGGGAAGATCGTTGGATCCGACAGCCGGTTTCCCCTCGGGTTTCGGAGAAACTCCGCTGGTCTGGAATCTCGTGGAGTCCTCGGGGGTGGGCTTGAAGGAGGCTTTGGAGGATGCTGCAAGACGAACGACCGGCAGGCCGGAGTATTTTCCGGACGCCTCCAGCTTCTTTAATTTTTCGGAGTTCCCCTTCAGCCACTCTTCCAGATCTCGTCTCAAAGCGTCTCACCTCGGTCCAAGTTTATCAACATATTTCGGAGTTGGCAACAACAATTAGGAGGGTCTTCCGGCAGCTGCTTGCTTTACTTGCGGGCCGCCAGTCTTAGGATAGCGGCGTGAGGGGATGTTAATTTTTCAGGAAAACGCTGGCGATTTTCGCCTTTAGAAGCTTTGCATATTTACTTTATGCTTTATGTAGAGAAAATACCCGGTCAACCTGTCCATGGACCTGTGCTGCGTAGATATTGAGCGGTGGATGTTGAGCGTAGTTCAGGGCCGATTGTCCCTCAGCGCCTCGATCGCGTTCGGTGAGAGGCCGGTCGCCTGGGCGATCTGTTCGTGCGTGAAATCCAGTCCCAGCATCCGTCACACGTCCGTCGCACGATGGAGGCGATGCCCTCGTACTCGGACATTGAGCCCCTCAAGTCGGCCTCATCCCTCTCGTACTCCGCCCCGAGGCCATTATAGCAAAGGGCCGCCACGCGGCTTTCCAAGTGGTCGCGAAGCCCTGCAAGCGGAAAGGAAAGGATAAAACGATCTGATCCGGGATATAGAGCGCAGCGCGTATGAGGGGATAGGCAGGCCGGAGTCGTTGCGGGGCAATCTTTCGGGACAATGGTCCCATCGTATTGATGACGTAAATTGCCTCGTGTACCGTAGTCGGGCGCCACGTCCCTCGAAACGGTCTCTGCCGGGACTGAAATACGTCGAATCTCAGGGTTCCCTTTCCCCGATCGAACGCCGCGAAGATCGGATCGTCGTTCGGCTCTTGACGATCGGGCCCGGCGCCCCTATACTGCAACTCAGGTCAGCGTAACAGCTGTTGATACCTGGTGCTAAGTCCGGCTTCGGCTCTTGTCCCCGGCCCGTATCGGGGGGATAAGGACCTGTGGGGAAAATTGAATCTGTCTGTCGAAGGAGCGGGGTATCCCGAAACGGGGGCGTCTGCCATCGAGACCGCGGAAAGCACGAAAAACATTAAGATCGCCAAATTTGCCAGGCTCACCAAAAAGCTTCGCCAGGAGCGCCTTGCCAGGATTATCGAGGGGAATCCGATGGCTACGGACCGGGAGCTCGCGGCCACGCTGGGCGTGAGCGTCAGCACGGTGCGTCTGGACCGCGCCCTGATGGGCGTCCCGGAGCTGCGCGAGCGAGTGCGCTGCATGGCGCAGCAGGCGAACAGCAAACTGCGCTCCCTGAGCCGAAGCGAGATCGTGGGGGAGCTGCTGGAGCTGGAGCCCGACCGCTGGGCGCTCTCCGTCCTGCGCACCACGCGGGAGATGGCCTTCCGATCCACGGACATCATCTGGGATCACTACATCTATGCCCAGGCCAGCTCGATAGCGGTCGCCGCGGTGGAGGCCGAGGTCGTCATCGTGGATTCCATGCGGGGGGAGTACAAGGGACACGCCCTTGTGGGCGATACCCTGATCGCCCGGGCCAAGATGGGGGTGGGCCGCGACGGGCGGCGCATCGTCAGCGTCCGTACCCGGGTGGGGGACAAGGAGATCTTTGTCGGGCGCTTCATCGTCGAGGTTCGGGATAGCTGAGAAGGGGAGCGTCCGTGCGCCCACTCTCGAATCCGTAAAAGACGCGAGGCGCCGCCGGATGTCCCGTTGTAAGTTTCCTTCGTTCCGTTCGTCCCCGGAATGCGGGGCGGACCCAAGGCGAAACAAAAAATCCTTCTTAAGGGGATTGTGTCCATATAATGAAGAAAATGACCGTAGCTCTGGATGCGATGGG from the uncultured Fretibacterium sp. genome contains:
- a CDS encoding asparaginase domain-containing protein, which gives rise to MQNRDKIALILAGGQIAHRREGSARERIPLKWEELKTFLPEELHEEIAPQEWSFQPLSHYTLRMCSDLVQLAASQVKEGAKGVVVTCGTQALTELAYFADLVWSFPQPLVFTASIFNAGVPGSETALHLAQSIQAALSEACWGQGAIVCVQDALYAAADTIHFSNSSRSGFLSFPSGPLSTFSEPSGDLIPLRSPRRGKILDVETVPARVIEIVDASLGGGDVILNALLDKRIEEVEGLVVAGFGNGEVPPSWVPLLRKILRTDTPVVLTSRCPAGCVQTYTDFEGSAAHLLEIGLLSGGGLSPLQARIRLALALGSGLKGKDLSDYLQDS
- a CDS encoding lactate utilization protein gives rise to the protein MTRLTSNPFEAAQIEAREALANTVTKALSKKGYEAVFAPTKEDALAKVLELIPEGAVVGVPGTVTIREIGAMEKLTERGCTIRHHWDPSLTPEERMQTLMDEYCADYFLTSANAVTRDGMIVNIDGNGNRVSAMAWGRNVLIFVIGVNKVAGSLEEAINRARTATPPNVLRLNGNTPCVRTGHCVDCDSPSRVCRALLILERPTMGRRTHVIMVGESLGY
- a CDS encoding tetratricopeptide repeat protein, coding for MDDLNDGEDGPPEGAGRDPLSDAPPQEAPEQRTVPSESPLSRMETDAIPKSAGREPDRDTQIAERLRRVTQMRRAAVEAARLAQAPQQRRIRLTVLCTVAILVLGTIFALYRYIQNNSQGAIAQEARALYEEERYDEAMASYQRGFDRYPDSREFLLGLARSSARAGQSDQALTAWRLYLNQILEEEKPDRAQALYEIGRLYALKKAPDKAIEHLIQSSNLDPTRYDTYFVLGRLLEEQNRPAEALNAYRRALELRPSSQEALDAMKRVAGLVVDQPPPAQGPDREYKKHLEVGTVALNLKRYDDALSHFNQALTIKSDDERPWLGVAGVYQGKGNDAEALSFLQDAQKLIPGSVTIEAKIDELKQELEQKEEAAALSPAKRRRKSVGK
- a CDS encoding type II toxin-antitoxin system YoeB family toxin: MRDIERSAYEGIGRPESLRGNLSGQWSHRIDDVNCLVYRSRAPRPSKRSLPGLKYVESQGSLSPIERREDRIVVRLLTIGPGAPILQLRSA
- the fapR gene encoding transcription factor FapR — its product is MAKFARLTKKLRQERLARIIEGNPMATDRELAATLGVSVSTVRLDRALMGVPELRERVRCMAQQANSKLRSLSRSEIVGELLELEPDRWALSVLRTTREMAFRSTDIIWDHYIYAQASSIAVAAVEAEVVIVDSMRGEYKGHALVGDTLIARAKMGVGRDGRRIVSVRTRVGDKEIFVGRFIVEVRDS